In a genomic window of Zingiber officinale cultivar Zhangliang chromosome 9B, Zo_v1.1, whole genome shotgun sequence:
- the LOC122025754 gene encoding bifunctional levopimaradiene synthase, chloroplastic-like isoform X2, translating into MSTLFSSVSLAVLSSNPSFLKPSSSTTKLQLFFSHQDHLSFSFPRMVVSPSASTNLTVRTPPPSAIVSSSVPASMSAAGIDEGKMKQLISAITGHLASLGDGLEDLSSSPRDALTMVDVIERLGIQRYFQEQIHKIIHLSYLRWHEQLGFHDDADATLMGFRLLRLFGYYVTAGILDTLKGQFGDPSTFKVDTLAKVSSMIHLFKCSQVGFPSESTIMAQVKEFASFQLRQVFLEGDQSLLKANNLDMEIKFALEYPRRYLLPRLESRIVINQLWPGSGCLNKCLQLAKIDLGMLQKLHQQEIASLEQWWKEQECSKTIPFRGGILKSHFLASTSIYEPEYSAYRAAFTKCSAFIVTIDDLMDLPGVDHLDILKFNEAVQRWDPSGCDDVPKFKAILSSFLATVEDMGAEASRTQGRDVLPYYKRAWQELIEGYTENAQWRSESRIPSMEEYLKASLPSISSTAIALSSLLMLPEPISDEALRLTGPGSRFMHLTNLVCRLTNDLGTFEFEARNGEIASAVSCYMKEQGCRQEEAMDALEGIIRSCWCELEWELFRSIRVLPECYRRGMISITRNSAFVYKRGDSYSLADDKEYAMLLRDYFFKPIH; encoded by the exons ATGTCCACCCTCTTCTCCTCCGTCTCTCTCGCCGTGCTGTCGTCCAATCCTAGTTTCCTGAAGCCGAGCTCCTCGACAACCAAACTGCAACTCTTCTTCAGCCATCAAGATCACCTATCCTTCAGCTTCCCGCGCATGGTTGTTTCGCCTTCAGCTTCCACTAATCTTACCGTTAGAACTCCTCCTCCTTCTGCCATCGTCTCGTCTTCTGTGCCGGCCTCCATGAGTGCTGCTGGTATTG ATGAAGGAAAGATGAAGCAACTCATCTCTGCCATTACCGGACACCTTGCAAGTTTAGGAGATGGACTAGAAGACCTCAGCAGCTCCCCGCGGGATGCTCTGACAATGGTGGATGTAATCGAGCGGCTCGGAATCCAAAGATATTTCCAAGAACAAATCCACAAAATCATACACTTGAGCTACTT GCGATGGCACGAGCAACTCGGGTTCCATGACGACGCCGATGCTACATTGATGGGATTTCGCTTGCTCAGGCTCTTTGGCTACTATGTCACTGCAG GGATCCTTGACACGTTGAAAGGTCAATTTGGAGATCCCTCCACATTCAAGGTCGACACCCTTGCCAAAGTTTCAAGCATGATCCATTTGTTCAAATGCTCTCAGGTGGGATTCCCTAGTGAATCGACCATCATGGCACAAGTGAAGGAGTTCGCCAGTTTTCAACTTCGTCAAGTCTTTCTAGAAGGAGACCAATCGCTCCTTAAAGCCAACAATCTGGACATGGAG ATAAAATTTGCTTTGGAATACCCGAGGAGATATTTGCTTCCGAGACTGGAGTCGAGAATCGTTATTAACCAGCTATGGCCTGGCTCTGGATGTCTAAATAAGTGCTTACAACTTGCTAAGATCGACTTAGGGATGCTCCAAAAGCTACATCAACAGGAGATCGCGTCGCTCGAGCA ATGGTGGAAGGAGCAAGAATGCAGTAAGACAATACCCTTTCGAGGAGGAATTCTGAAGAGCCATTTTTTAGCTAGCACTTCCATTTATGAACCAGAATATTCTGCCTATCGTGCAGCATTTACCAAGTGCTCTGCCTTCATCGTCACAATCGACGACCTAATGGATCTTCCAGGCGTGGATCATCTTGACATACTTAAGTTTAACGAAGCTGTTCAAAG GTGGGATCCTTCTGGATGTGACGACGTACCCAAGTTTAAAGCAATACTTTCGAGTTTCCTAGCCACAGTGGAAGACATGGGCGCCGAAGCAAGCAGAACTCAAGGCCGCGACGTCCTTCCCTATTATAAGAGGGCG TGGCAAGAACTCATCGAGGGGTACACAGAGAATGCCCAATGGCGATCGGAGAGCCGCATTCCTAGCATGGAGGAGTACCTAAAGGCATCGTTGCCCAGCATCAGCTCCACCGCCATCGCGCTGAGCTCTCTGCTGATGCTGCCGGAGCCCATCTCCGACGAGGCACTGCGACTGACCGGCCCGGGCTCACGCTTCATGCATCTCACCAACCTCGTCTGCCGCCTCACGAACGACCTCGGCACCTTTGAGTTCGAGGCCAGAAATGGGGAGATTGCCTCGGCGGTGAGCTGCTACATGAAGGAGCAGGGGTGCAGGCAGGAGGAGGCCATGGATGCGTTAGAGGGCATCATTCGGTCCTGCTGGTGCGAGCTGGAGTGGGAGTTGTTCAGGTCAATTCGGGTGCTGCCGGAGTGCTACAGGCGCGGGATGATAAGCATCACCAGGAACTCTGCGTTCGTGTACAAGAGAGGGGACTCCTACTCCCTGGCGGATGATAAGGAGTACGCGATGCTCCTCAGGGATTATTTCTTTAAGCCTATTCACTGA
- the LOC122025754 gene encoding bifunctional levopimaradiene synthase, chloroplastic-like isoform X1, with the protein MSTLFSSVSLAVLSSNPSFLKPSSSTTKLQLFFSHQDHLSFSFPRMVVSPSASTNLTVRTPPPSAIVSSSVPASMSAAGIVLFWFKIYPGNNERHADEGKMKQLISAITGHLASLGDGLEDLSSSPRDALTMVDVIERLGIQRYFQEQIHKIIHLSYLRWHEQLGFHDDADATLMGFRLLRLFGYYVTAGILDTLKGQFGDPSTFKVDTLAKVSSMIHLFKCSQVGFPSESTIMAQVKEFASFQLRQVFLEGDQSLLKANNLDMEIKFALEYPRRYLLPRLESRIVINQLWPGSGCLNKCLQLAKIDLGMLQKLHQQEIASLEQWWKEQECSKTIPFRGGILKSHFLASTSIYEPEYSAYRAAFTKCSAFIVTIDDLMDLPGVDHLDILKFNEAVQRWDPSGCDDVPKFKAILSSFLATVEDMGAEASRTQGRDVLPYYKRAWQELIEGYTENAQWRSESRIPSMEEYLKASLPSISSTAIALSSLLMLPEPISDEALRLTGPGSRFMHLTNLVCRLTNDLGTFEFEARNGEIASAVSCYMKEQGCRQEEAMDALEGIIRSCWCELEWELFRSIRVLPECYRRGMISITRNSAFVYKRGDSYSLADDKEYAMLLRDYFFKPIH; encoded by the exons ATGTCCACCCTCTTCTCCTCCGTCTCTCTCGCCGTGCTGTCGTCCAATCCTAGTTTCCTGAAGCCGAGCTCCTCGACAACCAAACTGCAACTCTTCTTCAGCCATCAAGATCACCTATCCTTCAGCTTCCCGCGCATGGTTGTTTCGCCTTCAGCTTCCACTAATCTTACCGTTAGAACTCCTCCTCCTTCTGCCATCGTCTCGTCTTCTGTGCCGGCCTCCATGAGTGCTGCTGGTATTG taCTGTTTTGGTTTAAAATTTATCCGGGGAACAACGAGAGGCATGCAGATGAAGGAAAGATGAAGCAACTCATCTCTGCCATTACCGGACACCTTGCAAGTTTAGGAGATGGACTAGAAGACCTCAGCAGCTCCCCGCGGGATGCTCTGACAATGGTGGATGTAATCGAGCGGCTCGGAATCCAAAGATATTTCCAAGAACAAATCCACAAAATCATACACTTGAGCTACTT GCGATGGCACGAGCAACTCGGGTTCCATGACGACGCCGATGCTACATTGATGGGATTTCGCTTGCTCAGGCTCTTTGGCTACTATGTCACTGCAG GGATCCTTGACACGTTGAAAGGTCAATTTGGAGATCCCTCCACATTCAAGGTCGACACCCTTGCCAAAGTTTCAAGCATGATCCATTTGTTCAAATGCTCTCAGGTGGGATTCCCTAGTGAATCGACCATCATGGCACAAGTGAAGGAGTTCGCCAGTTTTCAACTTCGTCAAGTCTTTCTAGAAGGAGACCAATCGCTCCTTAAAGCCAACAATCTGGACATGGAG ATAAAATTTGCTTTGGAATACCCGAGGAGATATTTGCTTCCGAGACTGGAGTCGAGAATCGTTATTAACCAGCTATGGCCTGGCTCTGGATGTCTAAATAAGTGCTTACAACTTGCTAAGATCGACTTAGGGATGCTCCAAAAGCTACATCAACAGGAGATCGCGTCGCTCGAGCA ATGGTGGAAGGAGCAAGAATGCAGTAAGACAATACCCTTTCGAGGAGGAATTCTGAAGAGCCATTTTTTAGCTAGCACTTCCATTTATGAACCAGAATATTCTGCCTATCGTGCAGCATTTACCAAGTGCTCTGCCTTCATCGTCACAATCGACGACCTAATGGATCTTCCAGGCGTGGATCATCTTGACATACTTAAGTTTAACGAAGCTGTTCAAAG GTGGGATCCTTCTGGATGTGACGACGTACCCAAGTTTAAAGCAATACTTTCGAGTTTCCTAGCCACAGTGGAAGACATGGGCGCCGAAGCAAGCAGAACTCAAGGCCGCGACGTCCTTCCCTATTATAAGAGGGCG TGGCAAGAACTCATCGAGGGGTACACAGAGAATGCCCAATGGCGATCGGAGAGCCGCATTCCTAGCATGGAGGAGTACCTAAAGGCATCGTTGCCCAGCATCAGCTCCACCGCCATCGCGCTGAGCTCTCTGCTGATGCTGCCGGAGCCCATCTCCGACGAGGCACTGCGACTGACCGGCCCGGGCTCACGCTTCATGCATCTCACCAACCTCGTCTGCCGCCTCACGAACGACCTCGGCACCTTTGAGTTCGAGGCCAGAAATGGGGAGATTGCCTCGGCGGTGAGCTGCTACATGAAGGAGCAGGGGTGCAGGCAGGAGGAGGCCATGGATGCGTTAGAGGGCATCATTCGGTCCTGCTGGTGCGAGCTGGAGTGGGAGTTGTTCAGGTCAATTCGGGTGCTGCCGGAGTGCTACAGGCGCGGGATGATAAGCATCACCAGGAACTCTGCGTTCGTGTACAAGAGAGGGGACTCCTACTCCCTGGCGGATGATAAGGAGTACGCGATGCTCCTCAGGGATTATTTCTTTAAGCCTATTCACTGA